In Brassica rapa cultivar Chiifu-401-42 chromosome A06, CAAS_Brap_v3.01, whole genome shotgun sequence, a single window of DNA contains:
- the LOC103873691 gene encoding uncharacterized protein LOC103873691, protein MSDQIITCAIQVPGTVEKFICSAIYAYNTATDRIPLWRDLRATQVAYAHLHLPWILLGDFNVTLATNEHSRALDYRWDQAGMFHFQEATTDCELLDLPFVGALFTWWNKREEDPTGNKLDRAMVNGEWLNAFPQSFAKFEVGGVSDHARCLVRLTGHLDESRKPFRLFNYLTEHEDFLPTVKEAWEASPMFYHSRSALSCFHKKLKALKFHLRALNKANYDDLQNRTKHVYDELCECQNKVLLDPCPETFVREAEAAARWKKLAGDHNTVLFHRMVQTQIARNTIRSLTTEQGTVLTSTVDIKKEAVSYFQRFLQSQDASGEEVSVNDLRNLLIYRCPAEACATLVAPVIGLEIQAALHALPNDKVILKVLASRLKVIFPDAVEANQIAFIKERLLVENVLLASELVNGYHRETVFERCAIKFDISKAFDTVKWSFITSGCSLSPYLYVIFNNVLSKLLNKAAEEGQFAYHSQCQGVKLTHLSFAEDILIFTNGTTDSLQGVLQVMETFAGMSGLDINAAKFQMFAAGSNLDPLLIEAETKGITVGNLPICYLGMPLTTKLLNAHDYEPLIDKVRRRLLSWSNKSLSFAGRLQLIKSVASIVNFWTHSYGLESPTQTHKAKVGWEDVCYPKEEGGLGGSWIWRKLLKLRDHAYDFLKMEVRNRDTTFFWFDDWMGMGRLIDVTGAIGTVYLGLFRRATVKEATNLNGWYVSGKRNRRFQDLYNKILAQPLPDEPFGIDKVLWKHGEDDFKDSFSSTET, encoded by the exons ATGAGTGATCAGATAATCACATGTGCTATCCAAGTGCCGGGCACGGTAGAGAAATTTATCTGCTCAGCAATCTATGCGTACAACACTGCTACAGATAGGATTCCGCTTTGGAGAGATCTCAGGGCAACTCAAGTGGCATATGCTCATCTTCATCTGCCTTGGATTCTTCTAGGAGATTTCAACGTCACTTTGGCCACAAACGAACACTCCCGTGCATTGGATTATCGATGGGATCAGGCAGGAATGTTTCATTTTCAGGAAGCTACAACAGACTGTGAGTTACTGGATTTGCCTTTTGTGGGAGCTCTTTTTACGTGGTGGAACAAGCGTGAGGAGGATCCGACTGGAAATAAGCTAGATCGAGCTATGGTTAATGGGGAATGGCTAAATGCATTTCCACAATCTTTTGCTAAGTTTGAAGTGGGTGGGGTCTCAGATCATGCTCGTTGTCTGGTTCGACTGACAGGCCATTTGGATGAGTCAAGAAAGCCGTTCAGATTGTTCAACTACTTGACAGAACATGAGGACTTCTTACCTACAGTTAAGGAAGCTTGGGAGGCTTCTCCCATGTTTTATCACTCACGATCTGCTCTGTCATGTTTCCACAAGAAGCTAAAAGCGCTAAAGTTTCATCTTAGGGCTCTAAATAAGGCCAACTATGACGACTTACAGAATAGAACAAAGCATGTGTATGATGAGCTTTGTGAATGTCAGAATAAAGTTCTCTTGGATCCTTGTCCAGAGACCTTTGTGAGGGAAGCGGAGGCTGCAGCTAGGTGGAAAAAATTG GCAGGGGATCACAACACCGTTTTGTTTCATCGGATGGTACAGACACAAATAGCTCGTAACACAATTAGGAGCCTCACAACAGAGCAAGGCACGGTGCTCACGTCGACAGTGGACATCAAGAAGGAAGCAGTCTCTTATTTTCAGCGATTCCTACAGTCTCAAGATGCATCTGGAGAGGAGGTTTCAGTAAATGATCTTCGAAATCTCTTGATTTACAGATGTCCAGCGGAGGCTTGCGCAACACTAGTAGCTCCAGTAATTGGCTTGGAAATTCAGGCTGCTCTGCATGCGCTTCCAAACGACAAG GTGATTTTGAAAGTGCTTGCCTCGAGACTCAAAGTTATATTTCCAGATGCAGTGGAAGCGAATCAAATTGCGTTTATCAAAGAGAGACTGCTGGTGGAGAATGTTCTTTTAGCGTCGGAGTTGGTGAATGGTTATCACAGAGAAACTGTATTTGAGAGATGTGCCATTAAGTTCGATATATCCAAGGCTTTTGACACAGTCAAATGGTCATTCATCACTTCG GGGTGTTCTCTATCGCCATATCTCTATGTTATATTCAACAATGTGCTGTCTAAATTGCTCAATAAGGCCGCAGAGGAGGGACAGTTTGCATATCACTCACAATGCCAGGGGGTTAAGCTAACTCATCTCAGTTTTGCCGAAGACATACTGATTTTCACGAATGGCACAACAGATTCTCTTCAGGGAGTGCTACAGGTTATGGAGACCTTTGCAGGTATGTCAGGTCTCGACATCAATGCAGCTAAGTTTCAGATGTTTGCAGCAGGTTCAAACCTCGACCCACTGTTAATTGAGGCTGAGACAAAAGGTATCACTGTTGGCAATCTTCCGATCTGCTACCTGGGAATGCCGTTGACAACTAAGTTGTTGAATGCACATGATTACGAGCCTCTGATAGACAAAGTCCGGAGAAGGCTGCTCAGCTGGTCTAATAAAAGCTTATCATTCGCGGGGAGGCTTCAACTGATCAAATCAGTAGCAAGCATTGTCAACTTTTGGA CGCATTCCTATGGTCTGGAATCACCAACTCAGACACATAAGGCGAAGGTTGGTTGGGAAGACGTGTGCTACCCTAAGGAAGAAGGTGGTTTAGGG GGTTCTTGGATTTGGAGAAAGCTGTTAAAACTAAGGGACCATGCTTATGACTTCCTGAAGATGGAGGTGCGTAATAGAGACACTACTTTCTTCTGGTTTGATGATTGGATGGGCATGGGACGGTTGATTGACGTTACTGGAGCTATAGGAACTGTATATTTGGGTCTATTTCGCAGAGCTACTGTGAAAGAGGCAACAAATTTGAATGGATGGTATGTTAGTGGAAAGCGTAACAGGCGATTTCAGGACCTGTACAATAAGATTCTAGCACAACCGTTACCTGATGAACCTTTTGGAATCGATAAGGTGCTGTGGAAGCACGGGGAGGACGACTTTAAGGACTCCTTCTCCTCCACAGAGACATGA